One window from the genome of Diorhabda sublineata isolate icDioSubl1.1 chromosome 10, icDioSubl1.1, whole genome shotgun sequence encodes:
- the LOC130449723 gene encoding mitochondrial coenzyme A diphosphatase NUDT8, which produces MFSMAQRFFCSKKQPFNFYSQEYVFSEENIKRTAAKFSSMKPIRLHTHQPAKRAAVLIPLCEVNGKVSLLYTLRASHLKNHRGQVSFPGGMQDVGDKSLEDTALRETKEELGLHPDNIDLWGSGNLIVTKGETCVLPVIGRLIKPLTVSKLQTNPTEVEEVFTVTLEELCNPDLLGYTQFRDRSSIPVFLGGKRRIWGLTALITNMCLSALLPSKAYSHKIKYVPSVKVKETKFVST; this is translated from the coding sequence atgtttagTATGGCGCAAAGATTTTTCTGCAGTAAAAAACAAccgttcaatttttattcacaaGAATATGTGTTCAgcgaagaaaatataaaacgaaCAGCAGCAAAATTTTCTAGTATGAAACCGATACGATTACATACACATCAGCCGGCAAAGAGGGCAGCTGTATTGATTCCTCTTTGCGAAGTAAACGGTAAGGTGTCGCTACTGTACACGTTAAGAGCTTCCCATTTGAAAAACCACAGAGGACAGGTTAGTTTTCCAGGTGGAATGCAAGATGTGGGCGATAAAAGTTTGGAAGATACGGCTCTAAGAGAAACCAAAGAAGAACTCGGTTTGCATCCAGATAACATAGATCTATGGGGTAGTGGTAACTTAATTGTGACCAAAGGTGAAACGTGTGTGTTACCAGTAATAGGCAGATTAATAAAACCTTTAACAGTGAGTAAATTACAAACTAATCCGACAGAAGTTGAGGAAGTATTTACAGTTACCCTAGAAGAATTATGTAATCCAGATTTGTTAGGATACACACAATTTAGAGACCGTTCTTCAATACCTGTATTTTTAGGAGGTAAAAGAAGAATATGGGGCTTAACAGCATTGATTACTAATATGTGTCTATCAGCTTTATTGCCAAGTAAAGCATATtcacataaaattaaatatgtacCTTCAGTCAAAGTAAAAGAAACTAAATTCGTATCcacttga
- the LOC130449257 gene encoding chloride intracellular channel exc-4 → MGDEVAENGHVENGDVPEIELIIRASTIDGRRKGACLFCQEYFMELYLLAELKTISLKVTTVDMQKPPPDFRTNFEATPPPILIDRGMAILENEKIERHIMKSVPGGHNLFVQDKEVATLIENLYTKFKMYVRKYESPDTTESRQPLLSHLERINDFLAKRGTRFLTGDTMSCFDCELMPRLQHIRIGAKAFRKFEIPTSFTALWNYMANMYELEAFIQSCPADQDIISHIKNQLGLKTTARIELETPVYTTAIPVLAES, encoded by the exons GCGTCCACCATAGACGGTAGACGTAAAGGAGCGTGTCTTTTTTGTCAAGAATATTTTATGGAACTGTACTTATTGGCCGAACTTAAAACGATTAGTTTAAAAGTAACTACGGTCGATATGCAGAAACCGCCTCCCGATTTTCGTACGAATTTCGAAGCTACCCCGCCTCCGATACTAATAGACAGAGGTATGGCCATTttggaaaacgaaaaaattgaaagacaCATCATGAAAAGTGTACCGGGCGGACATAATTTATTTGTACAG GATAAAGAAGTGGCAACGTTGATCGAAAACCTTTATACGAAATTCAAGATGTACGTGAGAAAATACGAATCGCCCGATACTACGGAAAGTAGACAACCGTTACTGTCCCATTTGGAGAGGATCAACGACTTTTTGGCCAAAAGGGGAACGAGATTTTTAACCGGAGACACGATGTCGTGCTTCGATTGCGAATTGATGCCGAG ACTTCAACATATACGCATCGGAGCGAAAGCCTTCAGAAAATTCGAGATTCCGACGAGTTTCACTGCCCTTTGGAATTACATGGCGAACATGTACGAATTGGAGGCTTTCATACAAAGCTGCCCGGCCGATCAGGACATCATTAGTCACATTAAAAATCAATTGGGTCTAAAGACGACGGCTCGGATAGAATTGGAAACGCCCGTTTACACGACGGCCATTCCGGTCCTGGCggaatcttaa